A segment of the Trifolium pratense cultivar HEN17-A07 linkage group LG7, ARS_RC_1.1, whole genome shotgun sequence genome:
aaaaatgggtttttaaTGAACAGGTGTGTTGAGATAATGCTGAGGAAGAGAAGTAGATCAATCCAGAAAGATCAACACAAGATGGGTCGTTCCGATGCTAATTCTGATGCTAATACTGATCACTATTCTCAATCTCATGCTTTTGGGCGAAATATCAAAGGCAACTCAATTTTCAATGTTCCTTGTTTGTTTGTGGGTTTGGGTCCTAAAGGGTTGTTGGATTCTGATTCAGTTAGAAGTCCAACTTCACCTTTAGATACGAAAGTTCTTTCGAATTTAGGTAACCCTGTTAGGAACCAAAGATCGTCACTTCTTGAGGGGAACCAAAGGAGTTGGGATTGTTCCAAAGTTGGTCTAAGTATTGTTGAATCTTTGGAAGATTGTAGTAACTGTTCTAGGTTTTGTGGGAAAATTCTTCAATCACTTGATGGCAAGAGTGTTAATCTAAGTCCTCAAAGGATGATCGAAACTCCAATTTGTCAAACTTGTATGGATTCTTTTGAGTCATCTAAGTCTTTGCCTAAAGATTTTTGTACCGAAAATGGATCTGTTATCCAAAAGGGTGAAAGTGAATCCAATGTTCTTTTTGAGATTGGAGAAACTAGCTTAGAGCTTGATGAACCATTTGGGAGAACTAGGTCTTGTTCATTGGATTCATGCAAACCATTGAAAGCTGATTTTGGATTAGCTAATTCCAAAATTGATTCAGATATCGATGATTTTGCTATGAAAGACACAACATTTCAAGTTAGCTCTTCTCCTCATTTTATTGGAGGAAGCCAGAACTCAAATCCCTTTGCACCGGCAGAGTCGAAATCAAACACTCTTCCCTTTTCCAATGAAATCTTGAAGTCTCTATCAACTAGTGATATTGAGCTTTCTGAGGATTATACATGTGTGATTTCCCATGGTCCTAATCCCAAAACAACTCATATTTTTGGCGATTGCATCTTGGAAACTCGTCctgatttatttattaaaaaccATTTTAAGAATGAAGAGACTGAGAAGGAGAAAGGAATGACTCTGATTGGTTTACAGACTCCAAACCAATATCCCTCTGTAGCCTTCCTAAGTTTCTGTGACCATTGCAACAAGAAACTGGAGGAGGGGAAAGATATTTATATCTATAGGTGAGTTAGTACTAATGCGTATCTTCCAATGTTTTGAATTGCGGTCAAATGCAGCCTCAACTGCAGTTGCAGAGACCTTAAAAACCACATTGTTGTGTCTCAGATTGTGGCCGCAGacctttttaaaattctttatctGTTATACTTTGACATACATTTTCTTTGATGGATCTGAGACTGGTTTTCTTTGATATTATGTAGAGGTGAAAAAGCATTTTGCAGCTTAACTTGCCGCGAAATGGAGATTATGATCGATGAGGAGCTTGAGCAATCCAACCCTCCTTCCGAAAACTCTCCAAAACTTAAACTTGGTGAGCAAATTTTTGAAACAGGCATCCCAACAACTACATAAGAGGCTTGCTTATCGATGAGAAAAGGGTAGACGCAATTGATCATCTGTTTACAACAATTGAGCTGTTTTATGTGCATCGGTTAGCAGCCATTGGATGATCGTTTTGTACATCATTGTGTTTGCCTTGACTATAataatttatggtttttggtggattattattttaatttatagcTCTCATATATGAAgctagttttgtttttctatatatagagagatataAAATGTTGTCAAACTATTGATAGCTTGTAGAAATTAAAGGGTTGAAGCCTATTTTTATGGCTCTCCCTTTTGAAATTTTCTTGCATTATTATCTCTATATTAATACTACTATGTTAATGTTCACAACCCAACAAAGTTTTTGACTTTAATGATATTATTAGTACCATAGTTTATGGTCCTACAAATTTTTGGACTGAAAATCATGACATTTAGCAGAGTGTTGATTCCTTTTTACAGTTCCATTTCACCTGTTATCAACAACTTTGATGGAATATGCTTTATTTAGACGAATCCTATGGTTACTATTTTGGCAAAAGAATCTATTGTAGAGTGTAGAGTTCAAGAAAATGCATTTTTGTACAATATAGGGAGTATATTAGAAATGCTGTGTAATGTCTCTTCCCTGTCTTCTCATCTTTATATCAAGTCAATAATCTCCAAAGTGTATTAACCTCAAAAGTTGCCATAATCTCTTGATGGACTAACATTATacataggaaaatgttaacatgtgcaccaaaggcacatgttaaggaagcaaaagtagaaataatatattgaaatttgtgaaTGACacaaactagtttgacaccaaatgttacacctctcaataacgttttaaccgatatgaattttataaaattcaccgttggattgaaagtttatatcgtatagatcatttatgtaaaatttcagacaaatccaaaatcatttgatatgttattgagatacatcaaaattaacg
Coding sequences within it:
- the LOC123899344 gene encoding FCS-Like Zinc finger 10-like; the encoded protein is MLRKRSRSIQKDQHKMGRSDANSDANTDHYSQSHAFGRNIKGNSIFNVPCLFVGLGPKGLLDSDSVRSPTSPLDTKVLSNLGNPVRNQRSSLLEGNQRSWDCSKVGLSIVESLEDCSNCSRFCGKILQSLDGKSVNLSPQRMIETPICQTCMDSFESSKSLPKDFCTENGSVIQKGESESNVLFEIGETSLELDEPFGRTRSCSLDSCKPLKADFGLANSKIDSDIDDFAMKDTTFQVSSSPHFIGGSQNSNPFAPAESKSNTLPFSNEILKSLSTSDIELSEDYTCVISHGPNPKTTHIFGDCILETRPDLFIKNHFKNEETEKEKGMTLIGLQTPNQYPSVAFLSFCDHCNKKLEEGKDIYIYRGEKAFCSLTCREMEIMIDEELEQSNPPSENSPKLKLGEQIFETGIPTTT